In Cryptococcus tetragattii IND107 chromosome 5, whole genome shotgun sequence, one genomic interval encodes:
- a CDS encoding eukaryotic translation initiation factor 3 subunit C, with amino-acid sequence MSFFAKLQGSDSESSSGSDSEESILSGSEGERQDKKLAAQKKQQKSKASMFLNSDESESEEESSDEEEEEMSDSDDERQAVANKFLMDAGSSDEESEEEDKIIVLSAKDKRFAEMEAAIHNIQNAVKNTDWVLASSELDKLFRFITRHLVTIVASPIPPEGHIPPRFLETLVFLEGDVAKTLAAEKSASKKMAPAKAKAVNGIKQTLKKKSKEFEGVLKTYNEDPEAYASAYEKANAAPAAPKPAKKSTIAAPGEGEGDEFMTIGKGGKTLNLTAEGVFKTLREIFEARGRKNTDRAETIKILTKLLEVSETTYQKIRVLLALVPARLDYSQHLVSIPQESWVAALQEFDQLISILIAEPDYLVQEIVGEYDDLVDRAPEVVDGKKQKVLIAGSLISLLESLDSELTKTLQHTDAHEKGDEYIDRLKHEAPLYTTIVKAQTLFEREHLSDNIARTVIRRLEHIYAKPDIIIEHFESKATQAAAGLKSEITPFDVKRDASGVIHDLAVFIYQSDAPVLRARAILYHIFNQALHGRYHQARDLLLMSHLQDTISHADVTTQILYNRAVMQLGLAAFRLGFIPECQTILSEMFSTMRQKELLAQSVQRYNIQLSPEQELLEKRRLLPFHMHLNVELLEAAYLTSCMLIEIPLLASVDTEEQRRRVTSKTFKRLLDMADRQAFMGPPENTRDHIIKASQALQAGEWEKARDLIVSIKVWNLLDNAAEVKDILAKKIQEEGLRTSLFTYAAYYDSLSLSHLASTFNLPVGRITSIISRMIYADELTASLDQIDGVVIFHRVEQSEVQRLAQQLAERTASMLEQNEKTLDVKLGNQGQGQDRDARAAGGEGGRQQGERRGGRGTYRGRGGRGGRGGFNQGLGTTMGRRVTAQ; translated from the exons ATGTCCTTCTTCGCAAAGCTCCAGGGTTCAGACTCTGAATCCTCCTCCGGCTCGGACTCGGAAGAGTCCATCCTCTCCGGCTCTGAGGGTGAGCGAcaggacaagaagctcgCGGCCCAGAAAAAGCAACAAAAGTCCAAGGCTTCCATGTTTTTGAACAGCGATGAAAGTGAaagcgaggaggagagctcagatgaggaggaggaggagatgagtgatagcgatgatgagagacAG GCCGTTGCCAACAAGTTCTTGATGGACGCCGGCTCCAGTGAcgaggagagtgaagaggaggacaagaTCATTGTTTTGAGTGCCAAGGACAAAAG GTTCGCTGAAATGGAAGCCGCTATCCACAACATCCAAAACGCCGTCAAGAACACTGACTGGGTCCTTGCCTCTTCTGAGCTCGACAAGCTCTTCCGATTTATCACTCGACACCTCGTCACCATTGTCGCCTCCCCCATTCCTCCTGAAGGCCACATTCCTCCTCGATTCCTCGAGaccctcgtcttccttgaAGGTGATGTCGCCAAGACTCTTGCCGCCGAGAAGTCTGCCTCCAAAAAGATGGCCCCCGCTAAGGCCAAGGCTGTCAACGGTATCAAACAGActttgaaaaaaaagagcaaGGAGTTTGAGGGTGTTTTGAAGACTTACAATGAG GACCCCGAAGCGTACGCCTCTGCTTACGAAAAGGCTAACGCCGCACCAGCTGCTCCCAAGCCCGCTAAGAAGTCTACCATTGCTGCCCCtggtgagggtgagggTGACGAGTTTATGACCATCGGcaagggtggaaagacTCTTAACCTTACTGCTGAAGGTGTCTTCAAGACTTTGAGGGAAATCTTTGAAGCTCGAGGCCGAAAG AACACTGACCGTGCCGAGACCATCAAGATCCTCACCAAGCTTCTTGAAGTTTCTGAAACTACCTACCAGAAGATCCGAGTCCTTCTCGCGCTTGTCCCTGCTCGACTCGACTACTCTCAGCACCTCGTTTCTATCCCTCAAGAATCTTGGGTTGCCGCTTTGCAAGAATTCGACCAGTTGATCTCTATCTTGATCGCCGAGCCCGATTACTTAGTACAGGAAATCGTTGGCGAGTATGATGATTTGGTTGACAGGGCCCCTGAGGTTGTGGACGGTaagaagcagaaggtgTTGATCGCCGGCAGCTTAATCAGTCTTTTGGAGAGCTTAGACAGCGAG ctcacCAAGACTCTGCAACACACTGATGCTCATGAGAAGGGTGACGAGTACATTGACCGACTCAAGCACGAGGCTCCTCTTTACACCACTATTGTCAAGGCTCAGACCCTCTTTGAGCGTGAACATCTTTCCGACAACATTGCCCGTACCGTCATCCGACGTCTCGAACACATTTACGCCAAGCccgacatcatcatcgagcACTTTGAGAGCAAGGCTACCCAGGCCGCTGCTGGTTTGAAATCCGAGATCACTCCCTTCGACGTCAAGCGTGACGCCAGCGGTGTCATCCACGACCTCGCCGTGTTCATCTATCAATCCGATGCCCCCGTCCTTCGTGCCCGAGCTATCCTTTATCACATCTTTAACCAGGCTCTCCACGGCCGATACCACCAGGCTCGtgaccttctcctcatgTCTCACCTCCAAGACACCATTTCCCACGCCGACGTCACTACTCAGATTCTTTACAACCGTGCGGTTATGCAGCTCGGTCTCGCTGCTTTCCGACTCGGCTTTATCCCCGAATGCCAGACTATTTTGTCCGAGATGTTCTCTACCATGCGACAGAAGGAGTTGCTTGCCCAAAGTGTGCAAAGGTACAACATCCAACTTTCTCCCGAGCAGGAACTCCTCGAAAAGCGACGACTTTTGCCCTTCCACATGCACCTCAACGTTGAGCTTCTCGAAGCTGCGTACCTCACTTCGTGCATGCTTATTGAGATCCCTTTGCTTGCTAGCGTTGACACTGAGGAGCAGAGAAGGCGAGTGACTAGCAAGACCTTCAAGAGATTGTTGGATATGGCCGACAGACAAGCCTTCATGGGTCCTCCTGAGAACACTCGTGACCACATTATCAAGGCGAGCCAGGCCTTGCAGGCTGGCGAGTGGGAGAAAGCTAGGGACTTGATTGTTTCCATCAAGGTTTGGAACTTGTTGGACAACGCTGCCGAGGTTAAAGACATTCTTGCCAAGAAgatccaagaagaaggtctTCGAACATCCCTTTTCACCTACGCTGCGTACTACgattctctttccctttctcaCCTCGCTTCTACATTCAACCTTCCCGTTGGCCGAATCACTTCTATCATCTCTCGAATGATCTACGCGGACGAGCTCACTGCCTCTTTGGACCAGATCGACGGTgtcgtcatcttccaccGAGTCGAACAGTCTGAGGTGCAGCGACTCGCTCAGCAACTCGCCGAGCGAACTGCCTCTATGCTTGAGCAAAACGAAAAGACCCTTGACGTCAAGTTGGGTAACCAaggacaagggcaagatAGGGACGCACGGGCAGcgggtggagaaggaggtaggcaacaaggagaaaggaggggTGGCAGGGGAACATACCGGggacgaggtggaagaggtggtaGAGGAGGATTCAACCAAGGGTTGGGGACAACTatggggagaagagtgacGGCGCAATAA